The window AAATAGTGAGGTCAAATGCAGTGTACAGATACAATACCGAAGACGCATTTGAAATGATACACTGCTCATACAGACAAGTAGAGTGTATGCCGTATCTGCTATATGCACTGGATACGGAGGGGTGATGGGATGGCACATCCCAATCTTGAAGGCTGTTCAAAACAGAAATGGACTGCGAACGCTTAGTCATTCAAGAATCCCATCCGTCACACCGTAAGGTGTAGGACTTGCGGCTTTAGCTGTGGGAGTCTCAATTGATGTGATGAAAAAGTATAAAATAATAATCACTAATGCTTTAATCCTCATAGTTATCACCCTTTTAGAAACCTTTCAGTTACATTTTACAATATAATGGAATCGGCTACCATGGAATAATATAACAAAAAATGCATCACGAGGATCGGACTATTATTATTCGTTCACTGAAACTTTAAAGCTGGTAAAAATATCTTTATCATTAGATTTCTTTGAAAACATCAGCTCATTAAGCTACAAAGAAAGGGGAGACAACCTTTGCTCAAAGTTGCTGGAACTCGTTATCTTGATGAACTTGGTCGTATTATGATTCCTGTTAAACTTCGCCGGTCATTGGAAATATCTAATAACGATTTGCTGGAAATTTATGTATTGGGAGAGCAGATTATTTTAATGAAATATAAGTACAGGTGCATTTTTTGTGGAGATAGAGACAAGCTTGTTCGCTTTAAAGGAAAGGATATTTGTAACGAGTGTTTAGGGTTCATGAACAAGCTGTCATAGTTGTGAGAATTGACCCTGTGGTAAAATCATCAAAAATCTGATTAAATGGTGATAATCTATGAATTGGATGCTTTCTGTATCTGTGAAGGGATTAATATTTGATAATGACCAAAAGAAAAAATTGCAATAAGTGACGAACATGTTGAATATGGCTGGTTTGATAGTAAAGATTTACAAAGAATTTCTATTGCAGATGGCTACAAGAATTCGATAGAAAAAGCTTTAACTAAGCATTTTTAAGTTAACACTGGCAAGATCTAACGCCGGACAGTTGTTCGTCAATGCCAGGGATATTAGGCGACATGCGGCTAAGGCATTTTGGAGGTTAAGGAATGGAGCTGGTTGTTAAGTTATTGTCACTCACAGCTATTGGAGCCATAGAACTGTGGGCAGCGATTCCTGCAGGGCTGGCCATGAAATTAAATCCAGTGTTGGTTGGTTTATTTTCCGCAGTTGGTGCCGTGATCGGGGCATCAGTAATAGTGGTTTTAGGCGACAGAGTAAGAAACTGGTTATTACAACGCCGTGGCAAAAAAGATCCAGAACAAAGGGGGCGCATCTATAGGATTTGGGAGCGTTACGGAGCAATAGGATTAGGGCTGTTAGCACCTCTTATAACTGGCGCACCGCTAGGTGCTGCGATTGGAATTTCCTTGGGTGCATCCCCAGGCCGGCTTATGTTCTGGGTTATCATTGGAATTATTGTTTGGACTATACTCTTAACCTTAGCTGGAACGCTGGGACTAGAGGGTATTAAGCTTTTGTGGCAATGAGATACTACGAACTCTTACAAGGATTGCCAACTTCTCAAGATCAATGTGAAAGTGGTCGAAGCAGATTTTTTGGGAACCAGCGGATCAAGTAAAGTTAAAAAGGGGGAGATCGGATTCATGGGAAAGTTAAGCTGGATAGGCTTGTGGCTGGTATTTTTACTCATGTTTGGAATTCTGTTCGGCTGCTCAAGTGGTTCGAAAGAAGAACCACGCAATAATGCAAAGCAGGACCAAATAATAAAGAAGGTATATTCTTGGTAGAATTCCGTGGGGGGAAGAAAAGTACGGTTTATCCCTATACCACCGAAGATGGCGGGGAGATTTGGATCGAACAATTGACCAGAAGAGCTTCAGAAGCACTGAATACAGAGGAGACAAATAGTGATATGGGGAATGTAGAAGAATGGAGCGATCTGAGGGAAGAGCCGGACACAGTGAATACTGAATTAGCTAAAATTAAAAGAGAGAGGGATGCTTTGGCGAAAAAATTAGATGCCATATCAAGGGAGTATGATCAATTGCATCAGTAACTTGCATCCTATAAAGCACAGCTATATTTGAACCCGCCGGAAAAATTGCCTTCTGTTTTTGAGATTACGCCACAGCCGGCAATGGAAAACGGCTGGTACGTCATCAATGAGAATTCAACAATCCGGTTAAAAGGCTTCACCTCGCCTAAAAGCGTTCGCTTTCAGGCATCTATCCCTTCTGCAGCTCTTTCCCCGATTGATTTAGGAATAGATAATAATCCCTCAGACGGTTGGACATATAAAGGACCCCTTCTTGGAGAAGGGGATACTGTCATTTGGGCGGTAGTGACTGAATTGGATGGGAATACCGTTTTTACTCCGGTTTTACCTGTGATGTCAGGCATACAAGAATCAGTCAATGAATCTACACAATCCTCTGCAGGAGATAATTTTGAGAATATTACAGAACCACAGGAAGTGGTGAAGGAATACTTTAAGCTAACATCACGGGGGGATTATCAGTCGGCCTGGAATTTACTTCATCCCTCACTGCAGAATCACCCTTCCAGAACGCTAAGAATTAGCTCGAAACAGCAGTTCATGGCCTTGCAGGGAACAAAGGGTCCAGATATAAAACGGATTTTAGGAGAAGAAAAACTGGAAACCTATAAAATATATTCTCTTCAGATACTCGTTGGTAATGTAGC is drawn from Microaerobacter geothermalis and contains these coding sequences:
- a CDS encoding AbrB/MazE/SpoVT family DNA-binding domain-containing protein, translating into MLKVAGTRYLDELGRIMIPVKLRRSLEISNNDLLEIYVLGEQIILMKYKYRCIFCGDRDKLVRFKGKDICNECLGFMNKLS
- a CDS encoding nuclear transport factor 2 family protein, which gives rise to MNPPEKLPSVFEITPQPAMENGWYVINENSTIRLKGFTSPKSVRFQASIPSAALSPIDLGIDNNPSDGWTYKGPLLGEGDTVIWAVVTELDGNTVFTPVLPVMSGIQESVNESTQSSAGDNFENITEPQEVVKEYFKLTSRGDYQSAWNLLHPSLQNHPSRTLRISSKQQFMALQGTKGPDIKRILGEEKLETYKIYSLQILVGNVAAVNIELNDGEEKTVHLLQDKENRWRLFWEPDRGLE
- a CDS encoding small multi-drug export protein; the encoded protein is MELVVKLLSLTAIGAIELWAAIPAGLAMKLNPVLVGLFSAVGAVIGASVIVVLGDRVRNWLLQRRGKKDPEQRGRIYRIWERYGAIGLGLLAPLITGAPLGAAIGISLGASPGRLMFWVIIGIIVWTILLTLAGTLGLEGIKLLWQ